A stretch of the Fimbriimonadaceae bacterium genome encodes the following:
- a CDS encoding PQQ-binding-like beta-propeller repeat protein yields MIHRVSVLALLLLTASVRAELQVGATLPDCSKIPLISIDDEFEPQQTTVDSLESQLLSDGVAIVYFCSPRPVRGSAFQVTLIDDLSDLKKTVQSVPYPCRAVAVVPFGEKGREDAETLLQASPQKPWGNLSLFYEPTYPRPGLYRTFHPGASGLGNGDAEITTPWTYLIGPDRKILAVRAPGSSVPLYDWLQQNLPATVVAVPKAPSGNLSLPEVNIWNWPTFRRTAQRAPAASTLPDVLPYTYLAWSAPIGRTFASPAVVDNVVYVNSDSKGLQSLNLANGQPLLSFQTGASWWTSPVVAGRFVYSISADGELFAIDRGTFGVRWNRDLGGLVTSSPIVSDGALYVGSRNGSVYAVDATTSDVLWRFQTGGEISSSPALLNGVLVIGSGDRNVYAIDCKTGALKWSASTEGPVDSSPTIAGGDVLVGSFDGGLYSFKFADGSQNWRCQLGGLVHSSPAVSEDTVFVGTVNYPRSEIATFNWIDLKTGKRKGSFDMPDAIYSSPTVWGDLVLVGSRDRQLYAFDRKMRQTQPAWTYRTRSYVHASPVVVGDTVLVASFDGDLYALRQAKPIRTWTDSDIIPRWFVAAISEELQGQVASLIDKAASGKVGAELKLKPFDEVYAAIKSGAAKPGTAPKVLPRDVPSEHPGAPYVAYVLTSGLLAGYPDGTFKPNDPTTRYQFSYGLATVVESVTRPDFAWKELGDRAAKGVSVEVRIDPAPGRPRTMPRDVPANHWATKALSDLAQQGLVAIDEDAMFRGNKNLTLKDAAEQWNLFVQSLRVVRTK; encoded by the coding sequence ATGATCCATAGAGTTTCTGTGCTCGCACTCCTTCTCCTCACCGCCAGCGTTCGAGCCGAACTTCAGGTCGGCGCCACCCTTCCCGATTGCTCGAAGATCCCGCTGATCTCCATCGACGACGAATTCGAACCGCAGCAGACCACGGTCGACTCGCTCGAGTCCCAACTGCTGAGCGACGGAGTGGCGATCGTCTATTTCTGCTCGCCGCGGCCTGTGCGTGGGTCCGCGTTCCAGGTGACCCTGATCGACGACCTTTCGGATTTGAAGAAGACCGTTCAGAGCGTGCCGTATCCCTGTCGCGCGGTCGCGGTCGTGCCGTTTGGCGAGAAGGGGCGCGAAGATGCCGAGACGCTGCTCCAGGCGAGCCCCCAAAAACCTTGGGGAAACCTCTCGCTCTTCTACGAACCCACCTACCCGCGCCCCGGTCTCTACCGGACCTTTCACCCGGGTGCATCGGGACTTGGGAACGGAGACGCCGAGATCACAACCCCGTGGACGTATCTGATCGGTCCCGACCGCAAGATCCTCGCGGTGCGCGCGCCCGGCAGTTCCGTGCCCCTGTACGATTGGCTGCAGCAAAACCTGCCGGCCACCGTGGTGGCCGTGCCGAAAGCCCCCTCGGGCAACCTCTCCCTGCCGGAGGTCAACATCTGGAACTGGCCGACGTTCCGGCGCACGGCCCAGCGCGCACCCGCCGCGTCCACCCTCCCCGACGTGCTTCCTTACACGTACCTCGCCTGGTCGGCGCCGATCGGACGCACCTTCGCGTCACCCGCGGTGGTGGACAACGTGGTCTACGTGAACTCGGACTCGAAGGGGCTGCAGAGCCTGAACCTCGCGAACGGCCAGCCGCTGCTCTCTTTTCAAACCGGTGCGTCGTGGTGGACCTCGCCGGTCGTCGCAGGTCGGTTCGTCTACTCGATCAGCGCCGATGGCGAACTGTTCGCCATCGATCGCGGCACCTTCGGCGTGCGCTGGAACCGCGATCTCGGCGGGCTGGTCACCTCGTCCCCCATCGTCAGCGACGGCGCTCTCTACGTTGGATCGCGCAACGGCTCGGTCTACGCGGTGGATGCGACCACGAGCGACGTACTGTGGCGGTTCCAGACGGGTGGCGAAATCAGCTCGTCCCCAGCCCTGTTGAACGGGGTCCTGGTGATCGGGAGCGGCGACCGCAACGTCTACGCGATCGACTGCAAGACGGGCGCCTTGAAGTGGAGCGCCTCGACGGAAGGGCCGGTGGACTCCTCTCCGACGATCGCCGGAGGAGACGTGCTCGTGGGCTCTTTCGACGGTGGTCTCTACTCCTTCAAGTTCGCCGACGGCTCCCAAAATTGGCGCTGCCAGCTTGGCGGACTCGTGCACTCCTCGCCCGCGGTCTCCGAGGACACCGTGTTCGTGGGCACTGTGAACTACCCGCGAAGCGAGATCGCCACGTTCAACTGGATCGATTTGAAGACCGGCAAGCGAAAGGGAAGCTTCGACATGCCTGATGCGATCTACTCCTCTCCCACGGTCTGGGGAGATCTCGTGCTCGTGGGCTCTCGCGACCGCCAACTCTACGCGTTCGACCGCAAGATGCGCCAAACGCAACCCGCTTGGACGTACCGAACGCGCAGCTACGTGCACGCCTCGCCGGTGGTCGTGGGCGACACCGTGCTGGTCGCCTCGTTCGACGGGGATCTCTACGCGCTCCGGCAGGCCAAGCCGATCCGCACTTGGACCGACAGCGACATCATCCCGCGCTGGTTCGTCGCGGCGATCTCGGAGGAGCTTCAAGGCCAGGTGGCGAGCCTCATCGACAAGGCCGCTTCCGGCAAGGTCGGGGCGGAGCTCAAGCTCAAGCCGTTCGACGAGGTCTACGCGGCCATCAAGTCGGGCGCCGCGAAACCCGGCACGGCGCCGAAGGTGCTCCCGCGCGACGTGCCGAGCGAGCACCCGGGGGCCCCTTACGTCGCCTATGTGCTGACCTCGGGTCTCTTGGCCGGCTACCCGGATGGAACGTTCAAGCCGAACGATCCCACCACGCGCTACCAGTTCTCGTACGGACTCGCGACGGTTGTCGAGTCGGTGACCCGCCCAGACTTCGCCTGGAAGGAGCTTGGCGATCGGGCGGCCAAGGGCGTGTCCGTCGAAGTACGCATCGACCCGGCACCCGGACGGCCGCGCACGATGCCGCGCGACGTGCCCGCCAACCACTGGGCCACAAAGGCGCTCTCCGACCTCGCCCAGCAGGGGTTGGTCGCCATCGACGAAGACGCGATGTTCCGCGGAAACAAGAACCTCACGCTCAAGGACGCGGCGGAGCAGTGGAACCTGTTCGTGCAGTCGCTTCGCGTCGTGCGGACCAAGTAA
- a CDS encoding transposase yields the protein MAQEFEQFEPNERLTEEEVQAIVKRYGERQSGEGTGPTVADVAETLGVDSETVGRMLREIRGARTEQQLQERLNRLEAENEALRRRAEDGLEGSFFSSRHWMMRRARRRGRAGILAAAIAAAFVAAGGPKGAFEFGLAGPVVLLAVGALFLWRVFRD from the coding sequence ATGGCACAAGAGTTCGAGCAGTTCGAGCCCAACGAGCGTCTGACCGAGGAAGAGGTCCAGGCGATCGTCAAGCGGTACGGCGAACGACAGTCCGGCGAGGGGACCGGTCCCACGGTCGCGGATGTCGCCGAAACGCTCGGCGTGGACTCCGAGACCGTGGGGCGCATGCTCCGCGAGATCCGTGGGGCTCGGACCGAGCAGCAACTTCAGGAGCGCTTGAACCGGTTGGAGGCGGAAAACGAGGCGTTGCGCCGACGTGCGGAGGACGGGCTGGAAGGATCGTTCTTCTCATCGCGCCATTGGATGATGCGACGCGCCAGGCGCCGAGGCCGTGCGGGGATCCTCGCGGCCGCCATCGCGGCCGCGTTCGTCGCAGCGGGCGGACCCAAAGGCGCGTTTGAATTCGGTCTCGCGGGACCGGTCGTGCTGCTTGCCGTCGGCGCCCTCTTCCTCTGGCGCGTCTTCCGCGATTAG
- a CDS encoding peptidylprolyl isomerase, whose protein sequence is MQALLLCALALSLPQRPAKPIVILHTTLGDITAELEPAKAPETTKNFLRYVDAGHYTNARFHRTVTMDNQPDNKVKIEVIQGGVSEEMSKQDFPPIQLERTNKTGLKHLDGTLSMARNGPDTATSDFFICIGAQPELDYGGKRNPDGQGFAAFGRVVNGMDVVRKIQKQPAKGQTLTPPITIESIVRKGIRAGF, encoded by the coding sequence ATGCAAGCCTTGCTCCTCTGCGCCCTGGCCCTCTCACTCCCACAGCGGCCCGCCAAACCCATCGTGATCCTCCACACGACGCTCGGCGACATCACCGCGGAACTGGAGCCGGCGAAGGCGCCGGAGACGACCAAGAACTTCCTTCGCTACGTCGATGCGGGCCACTACACGAACGCGAGGTTCCATCGCACGGTGACGATGGATAACCAGCCCGACAACAAGGTGAAGATCGAGGTGATCCAGGGCGGCGTCAGCGAAGAGATGTCCAAACAGGACTTCCCTCCGATCCAGCTCGAGCGAACCAACAAGACGGGATTGAAGCACCTCGACGGCACGCTCTCGATGGCGCGGAACGGGCCCGACACGGCGACCTCGGACTTCTTCATCTGCATCGGCGCGCAGCCTGAACTCGACTACGGCGGCAAGCGAAACCCGGACGGTCAGGGGTTCGCGGCCTTCGGCCGGGTGGTCAACGGGATGGACGTCGTGCGCAAGATCCAGAAGCAGCCCGCCAAAGGCCAAACGCTAACCCCGCCGATCACGATCGAGAGCATCGTGCGCAAAGGGATTCGGGCAGGCTTCTAA
- a CDS encoding right-handed parallel beta-helix repeat-containing protein, with the protein MRAPFSFFFCLGLLALSVPAAADLFVAATGADQNPGSAAKPFATLGRALAAAADGADKRIVVLPGRYALAHGLVLDARHRGVSIHGEPGAVLTGSVAVPSSATTEVDADLARRLPPQAGAHVRQIAVNRLGLSGADFQRPRGFTVTSDAPSELFVGGRAQELARWPNEGMVPIYEVIDAGQGQGTGTAPVIRVDSSRPATWGPGDVWAYGYWKWDWADEGIPVESIREATLTLKAAHHYGIAKGQPIRFENVIEELDRPGECAIVGNRLVFWPSSEHGRIEISRVGEPLLTLDNGSNVQIEGLTFENSRGRALELRESEVVAIDRCTFQGLGGNAATATGCRNVRFLACKVEETGEGGFFLDCGDRATLSPSHVVVLDCSFRRFMRRVRTYRPAVRLNGVGITVGNCDFRDAPHSAILFGGNDHLIEHNRFVDLLSDTGDGGAVYGGRDWTARGTVIRENLFARIRGMRKWENAVYLDDQFSGTLVERNVFVECHWAMLIGGGRENVVRDNLLLGCTLGFSTDARGLGWAASTLATLKERLAAVPATQEPWRKRYPDLVDILNNQPMAPMRNVLEGNVLVRSGRITDRLDPTFDRLGTVKDNPSLTLAGWRLTSGGFALDPALQKALAEWPKVAGLQRQSYGPGH; encoded by the coding sequence ATGCGTGCGCCCTTCTCTTTCTTCTTCTGCCTCGGCCTTCTTGCCCTGAGCGTCCCTGCGGCGGCGGACCTCTTTGTCGCCGCCACCGGAGCCGATCAGAATCCCGGATCGGCCGCAAAGCCCTTCGCGACACTTGGCCGCGCGTTGGCGGCCGCGGCTGACGGGGCGGACAAGCGCATCGTCGTGCTTCCAGGGCGCTACGCGCTGGCGCACGGGCTCGTGCTCGACGCCCGGCATCGGGGGGTCTCGATCCACGGTGAACCCGGCGCGGTCCTCACAGGCAGTGTGGCGGTCCCGTCCTCGGCGACCACGGAGGTCGATGCGGATCTTGCTAGGCGCCTCCCTCCACAAGCCGGCGCACACGTTCGCCAAATCGCGGTGAATCGCCTGGGCCTGTCGGGAGCCGACTTCCAACGGCCGCGAGGATTCACAGTGACGAGCGACGCGCCGAGCGAGCTTTTCGTGGGCGGCCGCGCCCAAGAACTCGCGCGGTGGCCCAACGAAGGCATGGTCCCCATCTACGAAGTCATCGATGCGGGCCAAGGGCAGGGCACGGGCACGGCCCCCGTCATCCGAGTGGACTCGAGCCGACCGGCGACCTGGGGCCCTGGAGACGTGTGGGCCTACGGCTACTGGAAGTGGGACTGGGCCGACGAAGGCATTCCCGTCGAGAGCATCCGTGAAGCCACGTTGACGCTCAAGGCCGCACACCACTACGGCATCGCGAAGGGGCAGCCGATCCGCTTTGAAAACGTGATCGAAGAGCTGGACCGGCCCGGCGAGTGCGCCATCGTCGGGAACCGACTCGTCTTCTGGCCCAGCAGCGAGCACGGCCGGATCGAAATCAGCCGCGTCGGGGAGCCACTGCTGACCCTCGACAACGGATCCAACGTCCAGATCGAGGGCCTCACCTTCGAAAACAGCAGGGGCCGCGCCCTCGAGCTGCGCGAGTCCGAGGTCGTCGCCATCGACCGGTGCACGTTTCAAGGTCTTGGCGGCAACGCGGCGACAGCGACGGGCTGCCGCAACGTGCGGTTTCTGGCGTGCAAGGTCGAGGAGACGGGGGAGGGCGGCTTCTTCCTCGACTGCGGCGACCGGGCCACCCTGTCTCCATCGCACGTGGTCGTCCTCGACTGCTCGTTTCGGCGATTCATGAGGCGGGTCCGCACGTACCGACCAGCCGTGCGCCTCAACGGAGTGGGAATCACCGTCGGCAACTGCGACTTCCGAGACGCGCCCCACTCCGCGATCCTGTTTGGAGGCAACGACCATCTGATCGAGCACAACCGCTTCGTGGACCTCTTGAGCGACACGGGCGATGGAGGAGCGGTCTACGGAGGCCGAGATTGGACGGCTCGGGGCACCGTGATCCGCGAGAACCTCTTCGCCCGGATTCGGGGGATGCGCAAGTGGGAGAACGCCGTCTATCTGGACGATCAGTTCTCGGGCACCCTCGTCGAGCGCAATGTGTTCGTCGAATGCCACTGGGCGATGCTCATCGGCGGCGGGCGGGAGAACGTCGTGCGGGACAACCTCCTGTTGGGCTGCACGCTCGGCTTCTCGACCGACGCCCGAGGGCTCGGTTGGGCCGCTTCGACCTTGGCGACGCTGAAGGAGCGTTTGGCCGCGGTGCCCGCAACGCAAGAACCGTGGCGTAAGCGCTACCCCGATCTGGTGGACATCCTCAACAACCAGCCGATGGCGCCGATGCGCAACGTGCTGGAAGGCAACGTGCTGGTCCGCTCGGGCAGAATCACGGACCGCCTCGACCCCACTTTCGACCGGCTGGGCACGGTGAAGGACAACCCCTCGCTCACGCTCGCGGGTTGGAGGCTGACCTCGGGAGGGTTCGCACTGGACCCCGCACTTCAGAAGGCGTTGGCCGAGTGGCCGAAGGTCGCCGGCCTGCAAAGGCAAAGCTACGGCCCAGGACACTAA
- a CDS encoding DUF4352 domain-containing protein — MKSKLLLCVGAGALLVLGAFAIQAAQKLLVNGKVASSDLRIIGGKAYVPLADVAKALDYTIQKTNGGYELIKAGGAGQIANKNVGAVGEEVFSGQWKFTVVSVDRVAEAVPEYLPNEVWNRRTAGNGMEIVVLKCRVKNGTDKKDTIVLDKWEGNNTTLTDMDENAYEPTQHGYDGKFNEHFPDGATFLPGGAVNFNLRFEVPKNAKLKDLVFTVIRYDDRSNTKTKAPTDFRVHLNTDSRIPIPDSRPPG; from the coding sequence ATGAAATCGAAGTTGCTTCTTTGTGTGGGTGCGGGCGCTCTCCTCGTGCTCGGGGCGTTCGCGATTCAGGCCGCCCAAAAACTCCTCGTCAACGGCAAGGTTGCATCCAGCGACCTCCGGATCATTGGAGGCAAGGCGTACGTGCCCCTTGCCGACGTGGCCAAGGCCCTCGACTACACGATCCAGAAGACCAACGGGGGCTACGAACTGATCAAAGCCGGCGGAGCGGGGCAGATCGCCAACAAGAACGTGGGCGCGGTAGGGGAGGAGGTCTTCTCCGGCCAATGGAAGTTCACCGTCGTCAGCGTCGATCGGGTGGCCGAGGCCGTACCCGAATACCTCCCGAACGAGGTGTGGAACCGGCGCACCGCGGGGAACGGAATGGAGATCGTGGTCCTCAAGTGCCGCGTCAAGAACGGGACCGACAAGAAGGACACGATCGTCCTGGACAAGTGGGAAGGCAACAATACGACGCTGACCGACATGGACGAAAACGCCTACGAGCCGACCCAGCATGGCTACGACGGCAAGTTCAACGAGCACTTTCCCGATGGGGCGACCTTCTTGCCTGGAGGCGCTGTCAATTTCAACCTAAGGTTTGAAGTGCCCAAGAACGCGAAGCTCAAGGACCTCGTGTTCACGGTGATCCGCTACGACGATCGGAGCAACACCAAGACGAAGGCGCCGACGGACTTCCGCGTCCATCTCAACACCGATTCCCGAATCCCGATTCCCGATTCCCGTCCCCCGGGGTAG
- a CDS encoding copper amine oxidase N-terminal domain-containing protein, translating to MKTLGFQSRSSKQGPRNLALTLTLAAVSLAGVASAQTIRTTVDDNLVTFADVQPMMSQGRVMVPVRGVFEYMNASVVWDANSRTVTAQRGTDVIRLPINSNYASVNGNQMRLDAPASITNGRTMVPLRFLSEALGASVEWIASTRTVEIVTTGTIATIPPALNDTVVAHMSPGIVIPFTLNTKLSSNASRVGDRFTAPLDTSGADQYNRLPKGTTLEGRVSAVSAKIGDTPGALGLEFDRITLPDGSRHRIDGVLHGLDGNSVTTENGKLVAKASSKKDDLKYVGYGAGAGALVSVLTKGNLLTDSLIGGALGYLFGTIDKAKVRDVALDTGTRFGVRLTNDLAFRVPADGIK from the coding sequence ATGAAAACCCTAGGTTTCCAATCCAGGTCGAGTAAGCAAGGTCCGAGAAACCTAGCCCTCACTCTGACCCTTGCAGCCGTCTCGCTCGCCGGAGTGGCGAGCGCCCAGACCATTCGGACCACCGTGGACGACAACCTCGTCACGTTTGCCGATGTGCAACCCATGATGTCCCAGGGAAGGGTCATGGTCCCCGTCCGCGGCGTGTTCGAGTACATGAACGCAAGCGTGGTGTGGGATGCCAACTCCCGAACGGTGACCGCCCAACGCGGAACCGACGTCATTCGACTGCCCATCAACTCCAACTACGCCAGCGTCAACGGCAACCAGATGCGGTTGGACGCGCCCGCGTCCATCACCAACGGCCGCACGATGGTTCCCCTTCGTTTCTTGAGTGAAGCGCTCGGTGCCAGTGTGGAGTGGATCGCCTCGACCCGTACGGTCGAGATCGTCACGACAGGGACGATCGCGACGATCCCCCCAGCCCTTAACGACACCGTCGTGGCGCACATGAGCCCGGGAATCGTGATTCCGTTCACGCTCAACACCAAGTTGAGCTCGAACGCATCTCGAGTCGGAGACCGGTTCACCGCACCGCTGGACACTTCGGGCGCCGACCAGTACAACAGGCTGCCCAAGGGCACAACCCTCGAAGGTCGCGTCTCCGCGGTCAGCGCCAAGATCGGCGACACACCTGGAGCGTTGGGTCTTGAGTTCGACCGGATCACTTTGCCGGACGGATCGCGCCACCGCATCGACGGCGTGCTGCACGGCTTGGACGGCAACAGCGTGACCACGGAGAACGGAAAACTGGTGGCAAAGGCCTCCAGCAAGAAGGACGACCTCAAGTACGTCGGCTACGGTGCGGGCGCCGGCGCCCTGGTTTCGGTGCTCACCAAGGGCAACCTCCTTACCGACTCCCTGATCGGAGGGGCGCTCGGCTACCTCTTTGGTACGATCGACAAGGCGAAGGTGCGGGACGTGGCGCTCGACACCGGCACGCGCTTTGGGGTTCGCCTCACCAACGACCTGGCTTTCCGCGTACCTGCGGACGGCATCAAGTAA
- a CDS encoding lmo0937 family membrane protein — protein MLWTLVLILLILWILGMVTATTLGGLLHVLLVVAVIVVIVNLLSGRKAL, from the coding sequence ATGTTGTGGACACTCGTATTGATCCTTCTCATCTTGTGGATTCTTGGCATGGTGACCGCGACTACCTTGGGTGGTCTGCTTCACGTGTTGCTTGTGGTCGCTGTCATCGTCGTGATCGTGAACCTCCTCAGTGGGCGAAAGGCCCTCTAG
- a CDS encoding helix-turn-helix transcriptional regulator, which yields MGIVEEVASELQLGPEPFISTQSLSPRESEIVELAIDGLTNEGIANHLGLSVGTVNTYWLRIRLKVGGVGRTDSVAKVITERAERALAAANVDSQDLRDHIADRELALLQAKASLALLQLAIDQIKSTVWATDRDLSIQILANGLMPSSHCGVVWETGKTVYEIFKSTDPEDLPIAAHLDALRGKESSHRLRGEFSKMLLRVVPLRDETEEIMGCIGIMNYIE from the coding sequence ATGGGTATAGTGGAAGAAGTAGCCTCTGAATTGCAGCTTGGGCCGGAGCCATTTATCAGTACGCAAAGCCTCTCTCCGCGCGAATCCGAAATCGTCGAGTTAGCCATCGACGGCCTCACCAACGAGGGTATTGCCAATCATCTCGGGTTGAGCGTCGGCACCGTGAACACGTACTGGCTCCGCATTCGACTCAAAGTGGGCGGTGTTGGAAGGACCGACAGCGTGGCCAAGGTGATCACCGAACGCGCCGAACGCGCTCTGGCGGCCGCAAACGTCGACAGCCAGGACCTCCGCGACCATATCGCGGACCGAGAACTTGCTTTGTTGCAAGCCAAGGCGTCCCTTGCGCTCCTGCAACTGGCGATCGATCAGATCAAATCGACCGTGTGGGCAACGGACAGGGATCTCTCGATCCAGATCCTGGCCAATGGGCTCATGCCATCCTCGCACTGCGGTGTCGTGTGGGAGACGGGCAAGACGGTCTACGAGATATTCAAATCGACAGATCCGGAAGATCTTCCCATCGCCGCGCATTTGGACGCTCTGAGAGGGAAGGAGTCGTCCCATCGGCTACGAGGCGAATTCAGCAAGATGTTGCTTCGCGTCGTCCCCTTGCGAGATGAGACGGAAGAGATCATGGGTTGCATAGGGATCATGAACTACATCGAGTAG
- a CDS encoding zinc-dependent metalloprotease, translating into MVALLLALGMPPAFAPPQPWALGTGAPPRLPFVGDVDADGFADLVAVYPPGACILDVGPSVAGQKSAPGFQALTNWGKECQAAAVGTIDATPGADVVGIFDGKTLRLAGSLQKRKFQDTPDWVELPAPLAAPAVAVLDGGKALLAFSTQDGRAFRIDSAARKATTVRVPKSTLWIGDAGSALICESARGEIHLLDPESLKIGARIGTARKGSRPAAGPGFATWDDTLWTPEGTTQLAADGLPPAPTAAAIGDVDGDGDLDLVSFRYGSEKHTRNEVFLRRALTPGETDFDHDGLDNTQEQALGTDPLNPDTDGDGLLDGWETGTFRDLDLKGLGCDPNHLDAICLISRFETVKEDLVKSQFELVDKFYTTLKIQNPDGKDGIRFHPIFLDPVTGDDLNNGWRENRAKFLPPKWQGVVHWMQVTPGGGGQADQLGNGGTVGQNALWAVFVHEFGHQMGLDHEGFWPNNLCPTYPSLMNYAYSYSFEDSGNKIHYSDGSLADYVLNETDLDETIPLPYDRVKFLEKGPYHFRLKPNGDTTLIDWNWNGVFGEKHIRADINYSYSTNAGRRDDVAKIETAPWLFVHDGGAFALFGDSPVLAKGSKDPTSGPDQPGRLVLQRLQKPYAWGEPVVLAPEGLVGDPVAASFAGKIRVFYQTAQGVVMQNVIVKASQLAPEEPQVIDPNPALVPTVGVSGGRLFLFLWNPVNGAVDYKVMERDGTFVRTLGLFLQSTNPVGMCTDTLTGELVLALAQDQDPQRPKRWQIRRFEDQSGRLRERSMEWVEGEKGQCRGTGRLTVLFNASRDAGPKGRLYVYGKGFTAGPNDPSCTYVAHQIADSSIGGGWMVKRFYDEWTQSRSAPAAAWFGGDVIWGYRWVGGSNDDMLHVGYGGLGIQSAPMADHDDIGFLHDFGIRHSVLWLSN; encoded by the coding sequence ATGGTTGCACTGCTTCTCGCCTTGGGCATGCCTCCGGCGTTCGCCCCGCCCCAGCCCTGGGCGCTCGGGACCGGAGCCCCGCCACGCCTGCCTTTCGTGGGCGATGTGGATGCCGACGGCTTCGCAGACCTTGTGGCTGTGTACCCGCCGGGGGCGTGCATCCTCGACGTCGGCCCATCCGTAGCGGGCCAAAAGAGTGCGCCAGGCTTCCAAGCTCTCACCAACTGGGGCAAGGAGTGCCAGGCCGCTGCCGTGGGAACGATCGACGCAACTCCAGGCGCCGATGTCGTGGGGATCTTCGACGGCAAGACCTTGCGCCTCGCCGGATCCCTTCAGAAGCGGAAGTTCCAGGACACTCCGGATTGGGTCGAGCTTCCCGCTCCGCTCGCCGCGCCCGCGGTGGCGGTCCTCGACGGCGGCAAGGCGCTCCTCGCGTTCTCCACGCAGGACGGGCGCGCGTTCCGCATCGACTCCGCCGCTCGAAAGGCAACCACGGTGCGCGTGCCCAAGAGCACGCTCTGGATCGGCGATGCCGGCTCCGCCCTCATCTGCGAGAGCGCCCGGGGAGAGATCCACCTTCTCGATCCCGAGTCTCTCAAGATCGGCGCGAGAATCGGAACGGCGCGCAAGGGTTCGCGCCCGGCAGCCGGTCCCGGGTTCGCGACTTGGGACGACACCCTATGGACCCCAGAAGGCACCACCCAACTCGCCGCCGACGGCCTTCCCCCCGCGCCAACCGCCGCCGCGATCGGCGATGTCGACGGAGATGGCGACCTCGACCTCGTCTCGTTTCGCTACGGGTCTGAAAAGCACACGCGCAACGAAGTGTTTCTGCGCCGGGCACTCACTCCCGGCGAGACCGACTTCGACCACGATGGCCTCGACAACACCCAAGAACAGGCGTTGGGAACCGACCCCCTCAACCCCGACACCGACGGCGATGGGCTCCTCGACGGATGGGAGACCGGCACGTTTCGCGACCTCGACCTCAAGGGCCTCGGCTGCGACCCCAACCACCTCGACGCCATCTGCCTGATCTCACGGTTTGAGACGGTGAAGGAGGATCTGGTCAAGAGTCAATTCGAGCTGGTCGACAAGTTCTACACGACGCTCAAGATCCAGAATCCCGACGGCAAAGACGGCATCCGCTTCCACCCCATCTTCCTCGATCCGGTCACGGGAGACGATCTCAACAACGGGTGGCGGGAAAACCGGGCCAAGTTCTTACCGCCCAAGTGGCAGGGCGTGGTGCACTGGATGCAGGTCACCCCCGGCGGCGGGGGCCAGGCCGACCAGTTGGGCAACGGCGGCACCGTGGGGCAAAACGCGCTGTGGGCCGTGTTCGTGCACGAGTTCGGCCACCAAATGGGCCTCGACCACGAGGGGTTCTGGCCGAACAACCTCTGCCCCACCTACCCGAGCCTGATGAACTACGCGTACTCCTACTCGTTCGAAGACAGCGGGAACAAGATTCACTACAGCGACGGCTCACTCGCCGACTACGTGCTGAACGAAACCGACTTGGACGAAACGATCCCCCTTCCCTACGACCGAGTGAAGTTCCTCGAGAAAGGCCCCTACCACTTCCGCCTTAAGCCCAACGGCGACACGACGCTTATCGACTGGAACTGGAACGGCGTGTTCGGCGAGAAACACATCCGGGCCGACATCAACTACTCTTACTCGACCAACGCCGGCCGAAGGGACGATGTGGCGAAGATCGAGACGGCCCCCTGGCTCTTCGTTCACGACGGCGGGGCGTTCGCGCTCTTTGGAGACAGCCCCGTTCTCGCCAAGGGTTCGAAGGACCCGACCAGCGGGCCCGACCAGCCGGGACGCCTGGTGCTGCAGCGCCTGCAGAAACCCTACGCTTGGGGCGAACCCGTCGTACTCGCCCCGGAGGGGCTGGTGGGAGACCCCGTTGCGGCAAGCTTCGCCGGCAAGATCCGCGTCTTCTATCAAACGGCTCAAGGGGTCGTCATGCAGAACGTGATCGTCAAAGCCTCCCAACTGGCGCCCGAGGAACCGCAAGTCATCGACCCCAACCCCGCCCTCGTACCGACCGTGGGCGTGAGCGGTGGGCGCCTGTTCCTCTTCCTCTGGAACCCGGTGAACGGTGCCGTGGACTACAAGGTCATGGAACGGGACGGCACCTTCGTGCGAACCCTCGGGCTGTTCCTGCAGAGCACGAATCCAGTCGGGATGTGCACCGACACCCTGACCGGCGAACTCGTGCTCGCGCTCGCTCAGGACCAGGACCCGCAACGGCCCAAGAGGTGGCAGATCCGCCGATTCGAGGACCAATCAGGACGCTTGCGCGAGCGTTCGATGGAGTGGGTCGAGGGCGAGAAAGGCCAATGCCGCGGAACGGGAAGGCTCACGGTCCTCTTCAACGCATCGCGCGATGCAGGACCCAAGGGGCGGCTCTACGTTTACGGCAAGGGGTTCACCGCCGGGCCGAACGACCCCTCATGCACGTACGTCGCTCACCAGATAGCGGACTCCTCGATCGGGGGCGGTTGGATGGTGAAGCGGTTCTACGACGAGTGGACGCAATCCCGGTCGGCGCCCGCCGCCGCCTGGTTTGGCGGCGACGTGATCTGGGGGTATCGCTGGGTCGGAGGGTCCAACGACGACATGCTGCACGTCGGTTACGGCGGACTCGGCATCCAGAGTGCACCGATGGCAGACCACGACGACATCGGGTTCCTCCACGACTTTGGAATCCGCCACTCGGTCTTGTGGCTAAGCAACTAG